Proteins found in one Pseudanabaena sp. FACHB-2040 genomic segment:
- a CDS encoding MarR family transcriptional regulator, translating into MTDSPTYSAKAAAQEPFLGTMLELVRTYQAFSAYSEAGVRQYDLTPAQFDVIATLGNTLGMSMGEIGERTLITKGTLTGVVDRLEKKGLVLREVPLGDRRSVIVRLTAAGEALFEEVFPAHIQDLKQHFEQLEPSELELLRVLLSRLRQVF; encoded by the coding sequence ATGACCGATTCCCCTACGTATTCTGCCAAGGCTGCGGCTCAAGAGCCTTTCCTAGGCACCATGCTTGAGCTCGTGCGTACTTACCAAGCTTTTTCGGCCTACTCCGAGGCGGGTGTCCGACAATATGACCTAACGCCTGCCCAGTTTGATGTGATTGCGACTTTGGGCAACACGCTCGGCATGAGCATGGGGGAGATTGGCGAGAGAACCTTAATTACCAAAGGAACGTTGACGGGGGTTGTCGATCGTCTGGAAAAGAAAGGGCTTGTCTTGCGGGAGGTGCCTCTAGGCGATCGTCGTAGCGTAATCGTTCGACTCACTGCGGCAGGCGAAGCCCTTTTTGAAGAAGTGTTTCCAGCCCATATTCAGGATTTGAAGCAGCACTTTGAGCAGTTGGAACCCTCTGAATTAGAACTGCTTAGGGTTTTGCTGAGCCGCCTGCGTCAGGTGTTTTAA
- a CDS encoding cation:proton antiporter → MFLIPALALIGQSSTIAPPLSALASQFSNPLLATLDPENAPIVLTGVLLSLVVIYLASKLGGELSKRLDFPPVLGELVAGVVVGVSALHLLMFPESGAEAADSVIMTVVNFITGLSPEAANQVFESQSEVISVLAELGVIILLFEIGLESDLRQLREVGYQAAVVACVGVVVPFIAGTVGLMTLFHVAAIPAIFAGAALTATSIGITSKVLSELGQLKSKEGQIIVGAAVLDDVLGIIVLAVVASLAKTGEIDVSNVIYLIVSATVFLIGAILLGNFFNQSFVAIVDKLQTRGNIVVPAFIFAFFMAFLGNAIHLEAILGAFAAGLVLDETDRRKELDEQVKPIADLLVPIFFVTVGARADLSVLNPAVADNRAGLLIAAFLIVVAILGKVVTGWAAFGQPGINRLAIGVGMVPRGEVGLVFAGIGSASGVLSKPLEAAIIIMVILTTFVAPPFLRLAFGEPAEPPEDAEPVINGPVLAGETQTLP, encoded by the coding sequence ATGTTTTTGATACCTGCATTGGCCTTGATTGGTCAGTCTTCGACCATCGCTCCTCCCCTTTCCGCCTTGGCTTCTCAGTTCTCCAACCCTCTGCTAGCCACGCTGGACCCTGAAAATGCTCCCATCGTGCTCACTGGAGTCCTCCTCAGCCTGGTCGTGATCTACCTGGCTAGCAAGCTTGGCGGCGAGCTTTCCAAAAGGCTAGACTTCCCGCCCGTTTTGGGTGAGTTGGTGGCTGGCGTGGTGGTCGGCGTTTCGGCCCTGCACCTGCTGATGTTTCCTGAGAGCGGTGCAGAAGCCGCCGACTCAGTGATCATGACCGTGGTCAACTTCATTACCGGCCTCAGCCCGGAAGCGGCCAACCAGGTGTTCGAATCTCAAAGCGAGGTCATCTCTGTTTTGGCCGAACTTGGGGTAATCATCCTGCTGTTTGAAATTGGTCTGGAATCTGACCTGCGGCAGCTCAGAGAAGTGGGCTATCAGGCAGCGGTGGTCGCCTGTGTCGGGGTGGTTGTGCCTTTCATCGCCGGTACCGTTGGCTTGATGACCCTGTTCCATGTGGCGGCGATTCCCGCTATTTTTGCCGGGGCAGCGTTGACCGCCACCAGTATTGGCATCACCTCCAAGGTCTTGTCAGAACTGGGGCAACTGAAATCAAAGGAAGGCCAGATCATTGTTGGCGCTGCTGTACTCGACGACGTACTAGGCATTATCGTGTTGGCGGTAGTGGCTAGCTTAGCCAAAACGGGCGAAATCGACGTCAGCAACGTCATCTATCTGATCGTTAGCGCTACGGTATTCCTGATTGGCGCAATCCTGCTAGGCAATTTCTTTAACCAGAGCTTTGTTGCTATTGTCGACAAACTGCAGACCCGCGGCAATATCGTGGTTCCGGCGTTTATCTTCGCCTTCTTCATGGCTTTTCTAGGCAATGCTATTCACCTAGAAGCGATTTTGGGCGCGTTTGCAGCAGGGCTAGTGCTCGATGAAACTGATCGCCGCAAAGAGCTAGATGAACAGGTCAAGCCCATCGCCGATTTACTGGTGCCAATTTTCTTTGTCACCGTGGGCGCACGAGCTGATTTGAGTGTGCTGAATCCGGCTGTGGCCGACAATCGGGCTGGGCTGCTGATTGCTGCCTTTCTAATTGTGGTAGCTATTTTGGGTAAGGTCGTCACAGGTTGGGCAGCGTTTGGTCAACCCGGCATCAACCGCCTGGCAATTGGCGTGGGCATGGTTCCTCGCGGCGAGGTGGGCCTAGTCTTTGCTGGCATTGGCTCCGCTAGCGGTGTCCTCAGCAAACCCCTAGAGGCCGCCATTATCATCATGGTAATTCTGACGACGTTTGTGGCTCCACCCTTCCTGCGGTTGGCCTTTGGTGAGCCGGCAGAGCCCCCCGAAGATGCAGAGCCTGTGATAAATGGACCTGTCTTAGCAGGAGAGACCCAAACGCTGCCGTAG
- a CDS encoding SulP family inorganic anion transporter, whose amino-acid sequence MSITNRIRFNNLRGDVFGGVTAAIVSLPLALAFGVASGAGPIAGLYGAVCVGFFAALFGGTPTLISEPTGPMTVVMTAVIAGLTASNPENGLEMAFTVVMLAGVFQIIFGLFKLGKYVTLMPYSVISGFMSGIGVILIILQIAPFLGQAAPKGGVMGTVTSLPQLLSNINPPELILGVLTLAIIFLMPKQVKRVVPPQLVALVAGTVFSLVVFQDVDIRRIGAIPVGLPTLQVPTFTAGQMTVMFVDAVMLGMLGCIDTLLTAVIADSLTRTEHKSNKELIGQGIGNLVSGICGGLPGAGATMGTVVNIQTGATSALSGLTRALILLVVVLGAARLTQPIPMAVLAGIALKVGIDILDWSFLKRSHKVSLRGSLIMYGVLLLTVFVDLIVAVGVGVFIANILTIERLSNLQAKEVKLITDTDDDVRLSDEDKQLLDQGNGRVLLFYLSGPMIFGLSKAIAREHNAMKEADALVMDLTDVPMLGVTASLAIENAMRDAYDKGLNVYVVGASQKIQKRLEKLGIFAIVPEANIFSDRTEALRQAVATVSDSNVSGLTVGGPSVIVSNPGLNPSM is encoded by the coding sequence ATGTCTATTACTAACCGGATCCGCTTTAACAACTTGCGGGGAGATGTTTTTGGCGGAGTCACAGCCGCTATTGTGTCTCTACCCCTTGCCCTTGCCTTCGGTGTGGCTTCTGGTGCAGGTCCCATCGCGGGTCTGTACGGTGCTGTTTGTGTCGGCTTCTTTGCAGCTCTGTTCGGCGGCACTCCTACTCTGATTTCTGAGCCGACCGGGCCAATGACCGTCGTCATGACTGCCGTCATTGCGGGACTGACTGCCAGTAATCCTGAAAATGGTCTGGAGATGGCCTTCACCGTGGTCATGCTGGCAGGCGTCTTTCAGATTATTTTTGGCCTCTTCAAGTTAGGGAAATACGTCACGCTGATGCCCTACAGCGTCATCTCCGGCTTTATGTCGGGAATTGGCGTGATCCTAATTATCCTGCAAATTGCGCCGTTTTTAGGCCAGGCTGCGCCCAAGGGCGGCGTTATGGGCACGGTGACAAGCTTGCCTCAGCTTTTATCCAACATCAACCCACCAGAGCTGATTTTGGGCGTGCTGACGCTGGCCATTATTTTCCTGATGCCCAAGCAGGTTAAGCGGGTTGTACCGCCGCAATTGGTGGCGCTGGTCGCGGGTACGGTCTTCTCCCTGGTCGTTTTTCAGGATGTAGACATTCGGCGCATTGGGGCAATTCCGGTGGGGCTGCCGACGCTGCAAGTCCCGACCTTTACAGCAGGTCAGATGACCGTCATGTTTGTAGACGCTGTCATGCTGGGGATGCTGGGCTGTATCGATACCCTGCTGACCGCTGTAATTGCCGATAGCCTCACCCGGACTGAGCACAAGTCTAATAAGGAATTGATTGGTCAGGGTATTGGCAACCTGGTTTCGGGGATTTGCGGCGGTCTGCCTGGTGCAGGGGCGACGATGGGAACTGTAGTCAACATTCAAACCGGGGCGACTTCGGCTCTCTCGGGGTTGACTCGCGCTCTGATTTTGCTGGTGGTGGTATTGGGCGCGGCGCGACTGACTCAGCCAATTCCCATGGCGGTACTGGCAGGCATTGCCCTCAAGGTGGGTATCGACATCCTCGATTGGAGCTTCTTGAAGCGCTCCCACAAAGTTTCCCTCAGAGGCTCCCTGATTATGTATGGGGTGTTGCTGCTGACGGTGTTTGTAGATCTGATTGTGGCAGTGGGTGTGGGTGTGTTTATCGCAAACATCTTGACCATCGAGCGGCTGAGCAATTTGCAGGCTAAAGAGGTCAAGCTGATCACAGACACTGATGATGATGTGCGTTTGAGCGACGAAGACAAGCAGCTGTTAGACCAGGGGAATGGTCGGGTGCTGCTGTTTTACTTAAGCGGCCCCATGATTTTTGGTCTGTCGAAAGCGATCGCACGGGAACACAACGCCATGAAAGAGGCAGATGCGCTGGTCATGGACCTAACAGATGTGCCGATGCTGGGTGTAACGGCTTCACTAGCCATCGAGAATGCCATGCGAGATGCCTACGACAAGGGCCTGAACGTCTATGTTGTGGGTGCCAGCCAGAAAATTCAGAAACGGCTGGAGAAGCTAGGCATTTTCGCCATCGTTCCCGAAGCAAATATCTTTAGCGATCGCACAGAGGCCCTACGACAGGCAGTCGCCACTGTCTCTGATTCAAATGTCTCTGGCCTCACTGTCGGAGGCCCAAGCGTGATTGTCTCCAATCCTGGCTTGAATCCTTCTATGTAA
- a CDS encoding NADH-quinone oxidoreductase subunit K, with amino-acid sequence MLEACVFGTVLLGFFGIILKKNLMMKIISMDVMSTGVIACYVLVASRNGLFTPILSDAHEGAYADPVPQAVILTAIVIGFSIQALMLVGVMKLASDNPTLESSEIEESSTP; translated from the coding sequence GTGCTAGAAGCCTGCGTATTTGGAACCGTACTACTTGGATTTTTCGGCATCATTCTGAAAAAGAACCTGATGATGAAAATCATCTCGATGGATGTCATGAGCACGGGGGTGATTGCCTGTTACGTGCTCGTAGCATCTAGAAATGGCCTGTTTACCCCGATTCTTTCAGATGCCCATGAAGGTGCTTACGCCGATCCGGTGCCTCAGGCCGTTATCTTGACCGCGATTGTGATTGGCTTTTCAATTCAGGCGCTGATGCTGGTCGGCGTCATGAAGTTGGCCAGCGATAATCCAACCCTGGAAAGCAGTGAGATCGAGGAGAGCAGCACGCCATGA
- a CDS encoding cation:proton antiporter gives MSTLTITWVALPFFVGFVIYLIPRLDRYLALGMALASVAYALRCFASPSPLTLQLLDNFGVTLVVDPLGSFFILTNGLVTAAALLYCWHSGKSPFFYAQMIILHGSVNAAFVCADFISLYVALEVLSIAAFLLIAYPRTNRAIWVALRYLFVSNTAMLFYLIGAVLVYQANHSFSFSGLRGAPPEALALIFLGLLVKGGVFVSGLWLPLTHSESETPVSAMLSGAVVKAGVLPMVRCAVVLEEIDPIVRFFGVGTALLGVSYAVFEKDTKRMLAFHTVSQLGFILAAPEVGGFYALTHGLVKSALFLIAGVLPSRNLKELQHQPINTAVWVALVIASFSISGFPLLSGFGAKVLTMKNLAPWQPIAMNIAALGTAISFAKFIFLPQSWETKANVKPGFWPAVGLLIIGLFVANVVYYEAYTVANIVKPLAIIGLGWLAYFLFFRQSTLKLPRLFEQFDHLIGVMSLMLILLFWMGFSWLSI, from the coding sequence ATGAGTACCCTAACGATTACCTGGGTCGCTCTCCCCTTTTTTGTGGGGTTTGTGATCTACCTGATTCCTAGACTGGATCGCTATCTGGCTCTGGGTATGGCCTTAGCCTCAGTAGCCTACGCGCTGCGGTGCTTTGCCTCACCGTCACCGCTGACCCTGCAGTTGCTGGATAACTTCGGCGTCACCTTAGTGGTCGATCCGTTGGGCAGCTTCTTTATCTTGACCAACGGGTTGGTCACAGCAGCAGCGCTGCTCTACTGCTGGCACAGCGGCAAGTCACCTTTTTTCTACGCTCAGATGATCATTCTGCACGGCAGTGTGAATGCCGCATTCGTCTGTGCAGATTTCATTAGCCTCTATGTGGCGCTGGAAGTTCTCAGCATTGCCGCGTTTCTTCTAATTGCCTATCCCCGCACCAATCGAGCCATTTGGGTTGCCCTGCGCTATCTCTTTGTCAGCAACACCGCCATGCTGTTTTACCTGATTGGCGCGGTGCTGGTCTATCAAGCCAATCATTCATTTAGCTTTAGCGGTTTGCGCGGAGCACCTCCGGAGGCACTGGCTCTCATCTTTTTAGGGCTTTTAGTCAAAGGGGGGGTGTTTGTTTCGGGATTATGGCTGCCGTTGACTCACTCTGAATCGGAGACACCGGTATCGGCAATGCTGTCGGGTGCTGTGGTCAAAGCGGGGGTGCTGCCGATGGTGCGCTGCGCCGTGGTGCTGGAGGAGATAGATCCCATCGTCCGGTTCTTTGGCGTTGGCACCGCGCTGCTAGGCGTGTCCTATGCCGTCTTCGAAAAAGACACCAAGCGCATGTTGGCGTTTCACACGGTTTCGCAGTTGGGCTTTATTCTGGCAGCCCCCGAAGTGGGTGGCTTTTACGCGCTGACTCACGGCTTAGTTAAATCGGCACTGTTTCTGATTGCTGGGGTTCTCCCTAGCCGCAACCTTAAGGAGTTGCAGCACCAGCCAATCAACACTGCAGTCTGGGTTGCCTTGGTCATAGCCAGCTTCTCGATTTCGGGTTTTCCTCTGTTATCTGGCTTTGGGGCAAAGGTGCTGACTATGAAAAATTTGGCACCTTGGCAACCGATCGCAATGAACATCGCAGCCTTGGGAACGGCAATCTCTTTTGCCAAATTCATATTCCTGCCCCAATCTTGGGAGACAAAAGCAAATGTGAAACCCGGCTTTTGGCCAGCAGTGGGTTTGTTAATTATTGGCCTCTTTGTCGCCAATGTTGTGTATTACGAAGCGTACACCGTTGCCAATATTGTAAAACCCCTTGCAATCATCGGCCTTGGCTGGTTAGCCTACTTCCTGTTTTTTCGCCAGTCAACCCTCAAATTGCCGCGACTTTTTGAGCAATTTGATCATCTTATCGGCGTTATGAGTCTGATGTTAATTCTGCTGTTTTGGATGGGATTTTCATGGTTGAGTATTTAA
- a CDS encoding Na+/H+ antiporter subunit E, whose amino-acid sequence MVEYLNLILRLAIWFLLTANLSVVNILIGVSIAFLLPHRHQALGTLKEWLRVLGHIVMAIPLAYYEAFEMILRPHQQEDVTLERVRSRRTSGLIFLDIFLITFTPKTIVLKYHEAGWYEVHRVSQRRQR is encoded by the coding sequence ATGGTTGAGTATTTAAATCTGATACTGCGGCTAGCTATCTGGTTTCTGCTCACGGCCAACCTGAGCGTAGTCAACATCTTGATCGGCGTTAGCATCGCTTTCCTGTTGCCCCACAGACATCAGGCTTTGGGCACTCTAAAGGAGTGGCTGCGGGTACTGGGCCACATCGTGATGGCAATTCCGCTAGCCTATTATGAGGCCTTTGAAATGATTCTTCGGCCTCATCAACAGGAAGATGTCACCCTAGAGCGAGTGAGATCCCGACGAACCTCTGGGCTGATCTTTCTCGATATCTTTTTGATTACCTTCACGCCCAAAACAATTGTTTTGAAATACCACGAAGCAGGTTGGTACGAAGTACACCGAGTAAGCCAGAGGAGGCAGCGATGA
- a CDS encoding monovalent cation/H(+) antiporter subunit G: MINLLSYTCIGVGLFFWFWGTWPLVGHRSVLFKLHSLSVADTLGSIAIIVGLLLKIPREWPLLVLAILSLAIWNTMLGYVLAYCSSGGGSHD; this comes from the coding sequence ATGATTAACCTGCTTAGCTATACCTGTATTGGCGTTGGCCTGTTCTTTTGGTTTTGGGGCACTTGGCCTCTAGTCGGCCATCGCTCAGTCTTATTCAAGCTGCACAGCCTTTCGGTGGCAGACACTCTGGGCTCAATCGCCATTATCGTGGGGCTGCTGCTGAAGATACCTCGGGAGTGGCCTCTGCTCGTCCTCGCTATCCTCTCTCTGGCGATCTGGAACACGATGTTGGGCTATGTGCTGGCCTACTGCTCTAGCGGCGGAGGTAGCCATGACTGA
- a CDS encoding DUF4040 domain-containing protein yields MTENYVYVIVALLPLTASMLVFQVNPYHALVIRGILGAVSALVYAMLGAADVALTEALVGTLLSVTLYAVAVRSSLVMRLGVLQDKSAEAKADLRFKELTDDLRVILSKRHLRLELVPYPDPQALHQALITKEVHASCMQRPEHDQHSPAAGAATKQPYQIILRVKRLYNILQSELLSPATSLTYAAAEASTTDLGTQDLGRVPS; encoded by the coding sequence ATGACTGAGAACTATGTTTACGTCATTGTGGCGCTGCTGCCGCTGACCGCATCTATGTTGGTTTTTCAGGTTAATCCGTACCATGCGTTGGTGATTCGCGGCATTTTGGGGGCAGTGTCGGCCCTGGTCTACGCTATGTTGGGGGCTGCGGATGTGGCCTTGACCGAGGCTTTGGTAGGCACTCTACTCTCAGTTACGCTTTACGCGGTGGCTGTGCGCTCATCGCTGGTGATGCGTCTGGGCGTGCTCCAAGACAAATCAGCTGAGGCAAAGGCCGATCTTCGCTTTAAAGAATTGACAGACGATCTGCGAGTCATTTTAAGTAAGCGCCATCTGCGGCTTGAACTCGTTCCCTACCCAGACCCGCAGGCTTTGCACCAGGCGCTGATCACGAAAGAGGTTCATGCTAGCTGTATGCAGCGACCAGAGCACGATCAGCACAGCCCTGCGGCGGGAGCGGCTACAAAACAGCCTTATCAGATCATCCTGCGGGTCAAGCGTCTCTACAACATTCTGCAAAGCGAACTTTTGTCACCAGCAACCAGCCTGACCTATGCCGCTGCAGAAGCGAGTACGACCGATTTAGGAACTCAAGATTTAGGGAGGGTGCCCTCATGA
- a CDS encoding Na(+)/H(+) antiporter subunit B: protein MKWLYVAAGVVLFIKMLVMPNPAPDLPFSIVEVVVQDSGVSNAVSGIIFRNRLYDTIFEVVVFTIAIMGAHFLLANEKPSSVVYQVTDEPSTILARVGATIAALVAIELAIRGHLTPGGGFAAGVAGGTAIGLVALTSPPEQLQVIYKRWQIATWEKIAVLVFIILAVLTLIGVELPPGELGSLFSGGVIPLLNILVAVKVALGSWAVILVFIRYRGLL from the coding sequence ATGAAGTGGCTCTATGTGGCAGCCGGAGTCGTGCTCTTCATCAAAATGCTCGTCATGCCCAATCCGGCACCTGATCTGCCATTCTCGATTGTTGAGGTTGTCGTTCAAGATAGCGGGGTATCTAACGCGGTTTCGGGCATTATCTTTCGCAATCGCCTCTACGACACCATTTTTGAGGTGGTGGTGTTTACCATCGCCATTATGGGGGCTCACTTTCTGCTGGCTAACGAAAAGCCCTCTAGTGTGGTTTATCAAGTCACCGATGAGCCTTCTACTATCTTGGCGCGGGTGGGCGCGACCATCGCTGCCCTGGTGGCGATTGAGCTGGCGATTCGAGGCCACTTGACGCCAGGCGGGGGGTTTGCGGCAGGCGTTGCGGGGGGAACGGCTATCGGCCTGGTTGCTCTGACTTCACCCCCAGAGCAGCTGCAGGTGATCTACAAGCGCTGGCAAATCGCGACTTGGGAGAAGATTGCCGTCCTCGTTTTCATTATCTTGGCTGTGCTTACACTGATTGGCGTAGAGCTACCGCCCGGAGAGCTGGGTTCACTGTTCAGTGGTGGGGTGATTCCTTTGCTCAATATCCTTGTCGCCGTAAAGGTTGCCCTGGGGTCGTGGGCGGTCATATTGGTGTTTATTCGGTATCGAGGATTGTTGTGA